The following are encoded together in the Serratia sp. UGAL515B_01 genome:
- the ulaG gene encoding L-ascorbate 6-phosphate lactonase codes for MSKVTTITRESWILSTFPEWGSWLNEEIEQEQVAPGTFAMWWLGCTGIWLKSEENANLCVDFWCGTGKQSHNNPLMKTGHQMQRMAGVKKLQPNLRTTPFVLDPFAIKTIDAVLATHDHNDHIDVNVAAAVMQNCEASVPFIGPQSCVDMWIGWGVPRERCIAVKPGDVIKIKDIEIHALDAFDRTALITLPAEQRAAGVLPDGMDQRAVNYLFKTPGGNLYHSGDSHYSNYYAKHGNDHQIDVALGSYGENPRGITDKMTSADILRMAESLNAKVVIPFHHDIWSNFQADPQEIRVLWEMKKERLKYGFKPFIWQVGGKFTWPLDKDNFEYHYPRGFEDCFTIEPDLPFKSFL; via the coding sequence ATGAGTAAAGTCACTACTATCACGCGTGAATCCTGGATACTGAGTACTTTCCCAGAGTGGGGCTCCTGGCTGAATGAAGAAATAGAACAGGAGCAAGTTGCCCCAGGAACCTTCGCGATGTGGTGGTTGGGATGTACCGGGATCTGGCTGAAGTCGGAGGAAAATGCCAACCTTTGTGTTGATTTTTGGTGCGGCACAGGTAAACAAAGCCACAACAACCCGCTGATGAAAACAGGCCACCAGATGCAACGCATGGCAGGGGTTAAAAAGTTGCAGCCAAATCTGCGTACGACTCCCTTCGTACTTGACCCCTTTGCAATCAAGACGATTGATGCCGTACTCGCAACTCATGATCATAATGACCATATCGATGTCAACGTCGCGGCCGCGGTGATGCAAAACTGTGAGGCTTCGGTACCCTTCATCGGACCACAGAGCTGCGTGGATATGTGGATTGGCTGGGGGGTTCCCCGCGAGCGCTGTATCGCCGTAAAACCTGGGGATGTAATAAAAATCAAGGATATAGAAATTCACGCACTTGATGCCTTTGATCGCACTGCTCTGATCACGCTTCCTGCAGAACAAAGAGCGGCGGGTGTATTACCCGATGGGATGGACCAACGTGCGGTTAACTACCTGTTCAAAACACCCGGCGGTAACCTCTACCACAGTGGTGATTCCCACTATTCCAACTATTACGCCAAGCATGGTAATGATCATCAGATCGATGTAGCGCTCGGTTCCTACGGTGAAAACCCTCGCGGTATTACCGATAAAATGACCAGTGCCGACATTCTGCGCATGGCAGAATCTCTCAATGCCAAAGTCGTCATTCCGTTCCATCATGATATCTGGTCGAATTTCCAAGCTGACCCACAAGAAATTCGCGTACTCTGGGAAATGAAGAAAGAACGTTTGAAATACGGCTTCAAGCCATTTATCTGGCAGGTAGGCGGCAAATTCACCTGGCCGCTGGATAAAGATAATTTTGAATATCACTATCCGCGTGGCTTTGAAGACTGCTTTACTATTGAACCTGATTTGCCGTTTAAATCTTTCCTGTAG
- the ulaR gene encoding HTH-type transcriptional regulator UlaR, translating to MTESQRHNAIIDLLQSKGQISVADVIAAFEVSPATARRDINKLNEIGKLRKVRNGAEATCPPRTAWSPLNIHQTQHLDEKMRIARAAAQLCLPGESVVINCGSTAFLLGREMCGKEVQVITNYLPLANYLIEREHESVVIMGGQYNKSQAITLAPQDGDASLYAGHWMFTSGIGLTTDGLYKTDMLTAMAEQKMLNYVGKLVVLVDSSKVGQRAGMLFSRTEQIDIVITGQDASPAIVEQLRQQGVDVKLV from the coding sequence ATGACAGAATCACAACGCCATAATGCCATTATCGATCTCTTGCAGAGTAAGGGTCAGATTTCTGTGGCTGATGTGATTGCAGCATTTGAGGTCTCACCCGCCACCGCGCGCCGCGATATTAATAAACTCAATGAAATAGGAAAATTGCGCAAGGTACGCAACGGCGCTGAGGCCACCTGTCCCCCCCGCACGGCATGGTCTCCCCTCAATATCCATCAAACGCAGCACCTGGACGAGAAAATGCGCATCGCCAGGGCAGCCGCTCAGCTTTGCCTGCCAGGGGAAAGTGTAGTGATTAACTGTGGTTCTACTGCATTCCTGCTAGGGCGCGAAATGTGCGGTAAAGAAGTACAGGTGATTACCAACTACTTGCCGCTAGCTAATTACCTGATCGAGCGTGAACACGAAAGCGTGGTGATCATGGGGGGGCAATACAATAAGAGCCAAGCTATCACTTTAGCGCCACAGGATGGCGATGCCAGCCTGTATGCCGGGCACTGGATGTTTACCAGCGGCATAGGCCTTACTACTGATGGACTGTATAAAACCGATATGCTCACGGCAATGGCCGAACAGAAGATGCTCAACTACGTCGGCAAACTGGTGGTGCTGGTCGACAGCAGTAAAGTTGGCCAGCGTGCAGGGATGTTGTTTAGCCGCACCGAGCAGATCGATATCGTGATCACTGGGCAGGATGCCAGCCCAGCGATAGTAGAACAATTACGTCAACAAGGTGTCGACGTGAAACTCGTCTAG